A window of Drosophila kikkawai strain 14028-0561.14 unplaced genomic scaffold, DkikHiC1v2 scaffold_290, whole genome shotgun sequence contains these coding sequences:
- the LOC138929531 gene encoding uncharacterized protein, giving the protein MQHSPRRSSRLNGGEATPTTTRADQQPASSGAGNRPQVNITTAAAISRPATTVTTVASQPRSTAVTAASSVPEEGQPLTSYLMERITALENELRQVKVLNSESTAKRAPIAVGPSANGANSEASGRPPSWGGPPVATSNGEAPTNGVGPVPHSCVGASSTACTQPPYWSGPPLLTTSNHLVEPLCATSVAQTAHGFVLPGGSIHNVATASPFVGSYASMTPNGAQGANGPRRLPDLHVFGGQPEEWPIFNCAFVETTQAYNCTDLENNQRLLKALKDEARETVKSLLIHPGNVSPVMEQLRFRFGRPEQLIRSQLNSVREVPPISEQHLARIVPFATRVSNLTAFLQSAKAEQHLGNPTLMEELVAKLPTSKRVDWARHAASIEPFPTVAHFSTWLQEYANIVCTILDVEGKEPRRRVLHASVDQNGCEQRDDRHGGCPICGGQHATTSCREFIGASPSRRWSMVKRHRLCFTCLRIGHTARTCNGHGECRINGCRQMHHRLLHGADEGRRWPEQQSGFRRHDGGNQQSAVSRRSPERRSSPRGGYRDHERSQQPAVLRNSLERRAPQPAEAPVQRNLSCIDAEGGRLLFRILPVTLYGAGRQVDTYALLDEGSSVTMIDDELRRDLGVRGEHRQLNIQWFGGKASREPTNVVSLEISGAGKPTRHALRNVYAVSSLSLPMQTLCRRDVQGVHKDARLPMKPYSNAVPKLLIGLDHGHLGLPLRTRRFAREGPYAAATELGWVVYGPVSGQSTTPSPRSCLLAVSMEDAMEKMVEDYFEMESFGVKLAPQVAASDDARAQRILEDTTVKVGRRYQTGLLWKDDHAVLPRSYEMAHRRLINVEKKLRRNGQLALEYDRIIKDYVSKGYARKLQPDEVAVKSDKLWYLPHFGVENPNKPGKVRLVFDAAAKVGGTSLNSALDKGPQHYKPLPAVLFHFREGAVGVCGDIKEMFHQVLIRPEDRCSQRFLWRDGNDDRDPDVYEMNVMTFGAACSPSTAHYVKTLNALKFRDSDPRAVKAIIDHHYVDDYVDSFATESEAIAVSTRVKEIHAEAGFELCQFSSSSPIVEAALGPPGRVKSVGWGEAEQKILGMRWQVATDDFRFNVEYHRVPESVLSGDRVPTKREYLSLLMSTFDPLGFLCRLMITAKLLLREIWRQKIQWDEPLPEEIGRAFAAWRRQMDAVGQFRCPRHYFGHGAVRTIELHVFVDASQSAFAAVAYWRVMYEDGKVLASFVCAKTKCAPMRTMSIPRLELQAAVLGTRLINTIKEEHSVDISETVLWTDSKTVLRWIGSTHRRYKQFVGNRVAEILESSEVSQWRWVPTADNAADDATRSQNKADLSPESRWLSGPAFLRQPASGWPVPEEGTERVPDASDDEGMPSEFALVATNEFVIPFQRFSSFSRLVRTTAWVLRFARWCRRQRSELEEYGLTAKECEAAENLLVRQAQLESFPDEMRSAKHGKEVASSSEIRGLAPYMDEHGVLRVHGRVDAALCMPYSARRPVILSHRHSLTEMIVRHFHAQMKHQNVDATIAQIRTRFWVTKMRRMLKEVISSCYECKLQRTRPTPPIMAPLPEDRLEAGGWPFKYTGLDYFGPLLVTVARHREKRWVALFTCLTTRAIHLELAHDLSTDSCIIAIRNFVCRRGPVHRLRSDNGKNFVGADREARRFGDVFETERIQSELSSRSIEWVFNCPSNPSEGGVWERMVQCVKRVLRHTLKEVAPRDHVLESLLIEAENVVNSRPLTHLPVDADQEAPLTPNDLLKGAANLPNTPGLEAELPKEGSTRKQWRIARMLRDRFWRRWVLEYLPTLVRREKWCRRTEPIRQGDMVFVCDPALPRREWRKGIVEEVYSGADGVVRRASVRVSDNGLSRTMLRPVSKLAVLDLSEAVLHGVGDVDGQTL; this is encoded by the coding sequence ATGCAGCATTCCCCCAGGAGGAGTTCCCGGCTGAACGGAGGGGAAGCCACCCCTACAACAACGCGAGCGGATCAGCAGCCAGCGAGTAGTGGAGCGGGAAACCGGCCGCAAGTGAACATAACCACGGCGGCGGCCATTTCTCGCCCAGCCACTACGGTGACTACAGTAGCGTCCCAACCGAGGAGTACTGCTGTCACAGCTGCGAGTTCAGTGCCGGAGGAAGGCCAGCCACTCACGTCGTACCTTATGGAGAGGATTACGGCGTTGGAGAATGAGCTGAGGCAGGTTAAAGTCCTGAACAGTGAGAGCACCGCCAAACGCGCGCCAATCGCAGTTGGCCCAAGCGCAAATGGCGCCAACAGTGAAGCGTCGGGGCGGCCGCCATCTTGGGGCGGGCCGCCAGTAGCCACATCTAACGGTGAGGCCCCAACTAACGGGGTCGGGCCTGTTCCACATAGCTGTGTCGGTGCGAGCAGTACGGCCTGCACGCAGCCGCCATATTGGAGTGGACCGCCATTGCTAACGACTAGCAATCATCTAGTGGAGCCACTGTGTGCTACGAGTGTTGCGCAGACGGCGCATGGATTCGTGCTACCGGGCGGGAGCATCCACAACGTGGCAACAGCATCGCCATTTGTTGGATCCTACGCCTCGATGACGCCGAATGGAGCCCAAGGAGCGAATGGGCCAAGAAGGCTTCCGGACCTGCATGTATTTGGAGGGCAGCCCGAGGAGTGGCCTATATTTAACTGTGCATTTGTGGAGACGACCCAAGCATACAACTGCACAGACCTGGAGAACAACCAGAGGCTGTTGAAGGCGCTGAAGGATGAAGCACGCGAGACAGTGAAGTCGCTACTGATTCACCCTGGGAACGTCAGCCCCGTGATGGAGCAGCTGCGCTTTAGGTTTGGCCGACCGGAGCAGCTTATACGCAGCCAGCTGAACAGCGTGCGAGAGGTGCCGCCGATTTCGGAGCAGCACCTGGCGAGGATCGTCCCCTTCGCAACCCGAGTGAGTAACCTCACGGCCTTCTTGCAGTCAGCGAAGGCGGAGCAGCACCTGGGGAACCCCACCCTCATGGAGGAGCTAGTGGCAAAGCTTCCTACGAGCAAGCGAGTGGATTGGGCCAGGCACGCTGCATCGATCGAGCCCTTTCCCACTGTAGCGCACTTCAGCACGTGGCTACAGGAGTACGCAAACATCGTGTGTACGATTTTGGACGTCGAGGGAAAGGAGCCGAGGCGTCGAGTCCTGCATGCGAGCGTCGACCAGAACGGATGCGAGCAGCGGGATGATCGGCATGGAGGTTGTCCCATTTGTGGAGGGCAACACGCTACGACGAGCTGTAGAGAGTTCATCGGAGCTTCGCCATCGAGAAGGTGGAGCATGGTGAAGAGGCATCGGCTCTGCTTCACATGCTTACGGATTGGTCATACAGCTAGAACCTGCAATGGGCACGGCGAGTGCCGAATCAACGGATGCCGCCAGATGCATCACCGTCTGCTACATGGAGCGGACGAGGGGCGAAGATGGCCGGAGCAGCAAAGTGGCTTCAGGCGCCACGACGGTGGGAACCAGCAGTCAGCAGTTTCCAGACGCAGCCCGGAAAGAAGGTCTTCGCCACGAGGTGGTTACAGGGACCACGAGAGGAGCCAGCAGCCGGCGGTTCTCAGAAATAGCCTGGAGAGAAGAGCCCCGCAGCCAGCGGAGGCACCTGTGCAAAGGAACTTAAGCTGCATTGACGCCGAGGGAGGCCGACTATTGTTCCGTATACTGCCAGTAACGCTGTACGGAGCTGGTCGCCAGGTAGATACCTACGCGCTTCTGGATGAAGGATCCTCCGTCACGATGATCGATGACGAGTTGCGGAGGGATCTGGGAGTGCGAGGCGAACATCGACAGCTTAACATTCAATGGTTTGGAGGAAAGGCCAGTAGAGAGCCCACCAACGTGGTGAGTCTAGAGATAAGTGGAGCTGGGAAGCCCACTCGCCACGCGTTGAGGAACGTGTACGCCGTTTCGAGTTTGAGTCTGCCGATGCAGACGTTATGTCGGCGAGATGTCCAGGGCGTGCATAAGGATGCGCGTCTGCCGATGAAGCCCTACAGCAACGCGGTGCCGAAGTTGCTCATCGGACTGGACCATGGACATTTGGGATTGCCACTTAGGACGAGGCGGTTTGCCAGAGAGGGACCGTATGCGGCCGCAACCGAGCTTGGATGGGTTGTGTATGGGCCGGTAAGTGGACAATCGACTACGCCGTCACCGAGGTCCTGCCTTCTAGCCGTGTCAATGGAAGATGCGATGGAAAAGATGGTAGAGGACTACTTCGAGATGGAAAGCTTTGGTGTGAAGCTCGCGCCACAGGTCGCAGCAAGCGATGACGCGCGGGCACAAAGGATCCTCGAAGACACCACGGTGAAAGTGGGGCGTCGCTACCAGACGGGACTACTCTGGAAGGACGACCACGCTGTGCTGCCACGGAGCTACGAGATGGCGCACAGACGGCTGATCAACGTAGAGAAGAAGTTGAGGCGCAACGGGCAGTTGGCGCTGGAATACGATCGTATTATCAAGGATTACGTGTCCAAAGGGTATGCGAGGAAGCTGCAGCCGGATGAGGTCGCCGTGAAGAGCGACAAGCTATGGTATTTGCCACATTTTGGTGTCGAAAACCCGAACAAGCCCGGTAAGGTCCGGCTTGTGTTTGATGCTGCAGCCAAGGTTGGAGGAACCTCTCTAAATTCGGCGCTGGACAAGGGGCCTCAGCACTATAAGCCCTTGCCAGCCGTGCTCTTCCATTTCAGGGAAGGAGCAGTCGGAGTCTGCGGTGACATCAAGGAGATGTTCCACCAAGTGCTGATCCGACCCGAGGATCGATGTTCCCAACGGTTCCTTTGGAGAGATGGCAACGACGATCGAGACCCGGATGTGTACGAGATGAACGTAATGACGTTTGGAGCAGCCTGCTCGCCGAGCACTGCGCATTACGTGAAGACGCTGAATGCCCTGAAGTTTCGGGATTCAGATCCGAGGGCAGTCAAGGCCATCATCGACCACCATTATGTTGATGACTATGTGGACAGTTTCGCTACAGAGAGCGAGGCTATTGCGGTATCTACCCGAGTGAAGGAGATACATGCGGAGGCTGGCTTCGAACTATGCCAGTTTTCATCCAGCTCACCCATCGTGGAAGCGGCGTTGGGACCACCTGGACGAGTCAAGAGCGTCGGATGGGGTGAGGCTGAGCAGAAGATCCTTGGAATGCGCTGGCAGGTAGCAACGGATGACTTCAGATTCAACGTGGAGTATCATCGAGTGCCAGAAAGCGTTCTAAGTGGAGATCGAGTCCCTACAAAGAGGGAGTATTTGAGCCTGCTGATGTCAACATTCGACCCATTGGGATTCCTGTGCCGCCTTATGATTACAGCGAAGCTGTTGCTGCGAGAGATATGGAGGCAGAAGATCCAGTGGGACGAACCACTACCGGAGGAGATAGGCAGAGCCTTTGCTGCCTGGCGCAGGCAGATGGACGCCGTGGGACAGTTCCGATGTCCTCGgcactattttgggcatggaGCAGTTCGGACCATCGAGTTGCACGTGTTCGTGGATGCGAGTCAATCTGCATTCGCGGCGGTGGCCTATTGGAGGGTCATGTACGAGGATGGCAAAGTGCTGGCTAGTTTCGTGTGCGCAAAGACGAAGTGCGCGCCGATGAGAACGATGTCAATCCCACGGCTGGAGCTGCAGGCAGCGGTTCTTGGAACCAGATTGATAAACACTATCAAGGAGGAGCACAGTGTGGACATCAGCGAAACGGTATTATGGACGGACTCAAAAACGGTGCTGAGATGGATCGGCAGCACCCACCGCCGGTATAAGCAGTTTGTTGGCAACCGAGTGGCGGAGATTTTGGAGTCGTCGGAGGTTTCCCAGTGGAGATGGGTACCTACAGCTGACAACGCAGCGGATGATGCGACGCGGTCGCAGAACAAGGCGGACCTTAGCCCGGAATCCCGGTGGCTAAGCGGTCCCGCATTTTTGAGGCAGCCAGCGAGCGGCTGGCCAGTGCCTGAGGAGGGAACTGAGCGTGTTCCGGATGCATCTGATGACGAGGGGATGCCGAGTGAGTTTGCATTGGTGGCCACAAATGAATTTGTCATTCCGTTCCAGAGATTCTCGAGCTTCAGCCGCCTGGTGAGGACCACAGCCTGGGTCTTGAGGTTTGCGCGTTGGTGCCGCAGACAGAGAAGCGAGCTCGAGGAATACGGACTCACTGCAAAGGAGTGTGAGGCCGCGGAGAACCTGCTGGTCAGGCAGGCCCAATTGGAATCGTTTCCCGATGAAATGAGGTCGGCGAAACACGGAAAGGAAGTCGCCAGCTCGAGCGAGATTCGAGGTCTGGCGCCGTACATGGATGAACATGGAGTTCTGCGAGTTCATGGCAGAGTTGATGCTGCGCTGTGCATGCCGTACAGTGCGAGGAGGCCTGTGATACTGTCACACAGGCACAGTCTTACTGAGATGATTGTGAGACACTTCCACGCCCAGATGAAGCATCAAAACGTGGATGCGACGATTGCTCAGATCCGGACGAGATTCTGGGTCACGAAGATGAGGCGCATGCTGAAGGAGGTGATCTCGTCGTGCTACGAGTGCAAGTTGCAGCGAACGCGGCCGACGCCGCCGATAATGGCACCCCTTCCAGAGGATCGATTGGAAGCGGGTGGATGGCCATTCAAATATACTGGATTGGACTACTTTGGACCACTGCTGGTGACTGTTGCCCGTCACCGAGAGAAGCGTTGGGTCGCCTTGTTCACGTGTTTGACGACAAGGGCGATTCATCTGGAGCTGGCGCATGACCTGTCGACGGATTCCTGCATAATTGCGATCAGGAACTTCGTCTGCCGTAGAGGACCGGTACATAGACTGCGGAGTGACAACGGCAAGAACTTCGTGGGAGCTGACAGGGAGGCCAGACGATTCGGAGACGTGTTCGAGACGGAGAGAATACAGAGTGAGTTATCCAGCAGGAGCATTGAATGGGTCTTTAATTGCCCATCGAACCCGTCCGAGGGTGGAGTATGGGAGCGGATGGTGCAGTGCGTCAAGCGAGTGCTGCGCCATACATTGAAGGAAGTCGCGCCGAGGGATCACGTATTGGAAAGTCTACTGATCGAGGCGGAGAATGTGGTCAATTCGCGTCCGCTCACCCACTTGCCGGTGGATGCGGACCAGGAGGCGCCGTTGACGCCAAACGACCTGCTCAAGGGAGCAGCTAACCTGCCGAATACGCCTGGTTTGGAGGCGGAGCTGCCCAAGGAGGGTTCTACGCGAAAGCAGTGGAGGATTGCTCGCATGCTGCGAGACCGTTTCTGGAGGAGGTGGGTCCTGGAGTACCTGCCTACGCTGGTGCGCCGCGAGAAGTGGTGCCGGAGAACGGAGCCCATCCGCCAGGGCGATATGGTCTTCGTCTGCGATCCTGCCTTGCCCAGACGAGAGTGGCGCAAGGGCATCGTGGAGGAGGTCTACAGCGGAGCTGATGGAGTCGTCAGACGCGCCAGTGTGCGCGTGAGCGACAACGGACTATCTCGGACAATGTTGCGGCCTGTCTCGAAACTTGCAGTTTTGGATTTGAGTGAAGCGGTTCTTCACGGGGTCGGGGATGTCGACGGCCAAACATTGTAA